One Tenrec ecaudatus isolate mTenEca1 chromosome 12, mTenEca1.hap1, whole genome shotgun sequence DNA segment encodes these proteins:
- the ZNF32 gene encoding zinc finger protein 32 isoform X2, whose amino-acid sequence MTEAHHKYDPSEATGSSSWEFQSSFRREKLEQKSPDSKTLPEDSSGVRQKVYDCQECGKSFRQKGSLTLHERIHTGQKPFECSHCGKTFRAKGNLVTHQRVHTGEKPYGCKECGKSFSQRGSLAVHERLHTGQKPYECIICQRTFRNQSNLAVHRRVHSGEKPYRCDQCGKAFSQKGSLIVHIRVHTGLKPYACSQCRKSFHTRGNCLLHGKVHTGETPYLCGQCGKSFTQRGSLAMHQRSCSQRLTL is encoded by the coding sequence ATGACAGAAGCTCACCACAAATATGATCCCTCAGAAGCTACAGGATCCTCAAGCTGGGAGTTCCAGAGCTCTTTCAGAAGAGAAAAGCTGGAACAAAAATCTCCAGATTCTAAGACACTACCCGAAGATTCATCTGGAGTAAGACAGAAGGTCTATGATTGTCAAGAATGTGGAAAATCCTTTAGGCAAAAAGGGAGTCTAACGTTACATGAGAGAATCCACACTGGTCAAAAGCCCTTTGAATGTAGCCATTGTGGAAAGACCTTCAGGGCCAAAGGGAATCTTGTTACACACCAGCGAGTCCACACGGGAGAAAAGCCTTATGGGTGCAAGGAGTGCGGGAAGAGCTTCAGCCAGCGAGGCAGCCTGGCTGTCCATGAGAGACTCCACACTGGACAGAAGCCTTATGAGTGTATTATTTGTCAAAGAACTTTCAGGAATCAAAGTAACCTTGCGGTTCATAGACGAGTTCACAGTGGTGAGAAGCCCTACAGATGTGACCAGTGTGGAAAAGCCTTCAGTCAGAAAGGAAGCTTAATTGTTCACATCAGAGTCCACACAGGCCTGAAGCCCTATGCTTGTTCACAATGCAGGAAGAGTTTCCACACCAGGGGAAATTGTCTTCTGCATGGCAAAGTTCACACAGGGGAGACACCCTATCTGTGTGGCCAGTGTGGAAAAAGCTTCACCCAGAGAGGAAGTCTGGCCATGCACCAGCGAAGCTGCTCACAAAGGCTCACTCTTTGA
- the ZNF32 gene encoding zinc finger protein 32 isoform X1, giving the protein MFGFPTATLLDCHGRYAQNVAFFNVMTEAHHKYDPSEATGSSSWEFQSSFRREKLEQKSPDSKTLPEDSSGVRQKVYDCQECGKSFRQKGSLTLHERIHTGQKPFECSHCGKTFRAKGNLVTHQRVHTGEKPYGCKECGKSFSQRGSLAVHERLHTGQKPYECIICQRTFRNQSNLAVHRRVHSGEKPYRCDQCGKAFSQKGSLIVHIRVHTGLKPYACSQCRKSFHTRGNCLLHGKVHTGETPYLCGQCGKSFTQRGSLAMHQRSCSQRLTL; this is encoded by the exons ATGTTTGGATTTCCAACAGCTACCCTGCTGGACTGTCATGGAAGATATGCCCAGAATGTAGCATTTTTCA ATGTGATGACAGAAGCTCACCACAAATATGATCCCTCAGAAGCTACAGGATCCTCAAGCTGGGAGTTCCAGAGCTCTTTCAGAAGAGAAAAGCTGGAACAAAAATCTCCAGATTCTAAGACACTACCCGAAGATTCATCTGGAGTAAGACAGAAGGTCTATGATTGTCAAGAATGTGGAAAATCCTTTAGGCAAAAAGGGAGTCTAACGTTACATGAGAGAATCCACACTGGTCAAAAGCCCTTTGAATGTAGCCATTGTGGAAAGACCTTCAGGGCCAAAGGGAATCTTGTTACACACCAGCGAGTCCACACGGGAGAAAAGCCTTATGGGTGCAAGGAGTGCGGGAAGAGCTTCAGCCAGCGAGGCAGCCTGGCTGTCCATGAGAGACTCCACACTGGACAGAAGCCTTATGAGTGTATTATTTGTCAAAGAACTTTCAGGAATCAAAGTAACCTTGCGGTTCATAGACGAGTTCACAGTGGTGAGAAGCCCTACAGATGTGACCAGTGTGGAAAAGCCTTCAGTCAGAAAGGAAGCTTAATTGTTCACATCAGAGTCCACACAGGCCTGAAGCCCTATGCTTGTTCACAATGCAGGAAGAGTTTCCACACCAGGGGAAATTGTCTTCTGCATGGCAAAGTTCACACAGGGGAGACACCCTATCTGTGTGGCCAGTGTGGAAAAAGCTTCACCCAGAGAGGAAGTCTGGCCATGCACCAGCGAAGCTGCTCACAAAGGCTCACTCTTTGA